The Pogona vitticeps strain Pit_001003342236 chromosome 6, PviZW2.1, whole genome shotgun sequence genome contains a region encoding:
- the LOC140708031 gene encoding cathelicidin-2 → MQSYWALLVLFAGAVVAAPTPQAPASYEQVVAAAVDTYNQQQKPEYAFRLLEAEPQTDWQTSGETTQPLKFSIKETVCRSSETPNISQCDYKDDGVDRDCSGFYSTQQKPPTIIVQCEDVNQELQRITRGRWSMWRDKIIDALIQYGLKRIG, encoded by the exons atgcAGAGCTACTGGGCCCTCCTTGTGCTGTTCGCTGGGGCGGTGGTGGCGGCTCCCACCCCGCAGGCCCCCGCCAGCTACGAGCAGGTGGTGGCGGCCGCCGTGGACACCTACAACCAGCAGCAGAAGCCGGAGTACGCTTTCCGCCTGCTGGAAGCCGAGCCCCAGACGGATTGG CAAACATCTGGGGAGACCACACAGCCGCTGAAATTCTCGATCAAAGAGACTGTGTGCCGTTCCTCGGAGACCCCTAACATCTCCCAGTGTGACTACAAAGATGATGGG GTCGACCGGGACTGCTCGGGATTCTATTCCACTCAACAGAAACCGCCGACCATCATTGTCCAGTGTGAGGATGTGAACCAAGAG CTGCAGCGCATCACCCGGGGCCGCTGGTCAATGTGGAGGGATAAAATAATAGATGCACTTATACAATACGGCCTGAAACGAATTGGATAG